Proteins found in one Hippopotamus amphibius kiboko isolate mHipAmp2 chromosome 12, mHipAmp2.hap2, whole genome shotgun sequence genomic segment:
- the LOC130834150 gene encoding tubulin alpha-1C chain, which yields MRECISIHVGQAGVQIGNACWELYCLEHGIQPDGQMPSDKTIGGGDDSFNTFFSETGAGKHVPRAVFVDLEPTVIDEVRTGTYRQLFHPEQLITGKEDAANNYARGHYTIGKEIIDLVLDRIRKLADQCTGLQGFLVFHSFGGGTGSGFTSLLMERLSVDYGKKSKLEFSIYPAPQVSTAVVEPYNSILTTHTTLEHSDCAFMVDNEAIYDICRRNLDIERPTYTNLNRLMSQIVSSITASLRFDGALNVDLTEFQTNLVPYPRIHFPLATYAPVISAEKAYHEQLTVAEITNACFEPANQMVKCDPRHGKYMACCLLYRGDVVPKDVNAAIATIKTKRSIQFVDWCPTGFKVGINYQPPTVVPGGDLAKVQRAVCMLSNTTAIAEAWARLDHKFDLMYAKRAFVHWYVGEGMEEGEFSEAREDMAALEKDYEEVGADSAEGEDEGEEY from the exons ATG CGTGAGTGCATCTCCATCCACGTTGGCCAGGCTGGTGTCCAGATCGGCAATGCCTGCTGGGAGCTCTACTGCCTGGAACACGGCATCCAGCCCGATGGCCAGATGCCAAGTGACAAGACCATTGGGGGAGGAGATGACTCCTTCAACACCTTCTTCAGTGAGACAGGCGCTGGCAAGCATGTGCCCAGGGCAGTGTTTGTAGACCTGGAACCCACGGTCATTG ATGAAGTTCGCACTGGCACCTACCGCCAGCTCTTCCACCCTGAGCAGCTCATCACGGGCAAGGAAGATGCTGCCAATAACTATGCCCGAGGTCACTACACCATTGGCAAGGAGATCATTGACCTCGTCTTGGACCGAATTCGGAAACTG GCTGACCAGTGCACAGGTCTTCAGGGCTTCCTGGTTTTCCACAGCTTTGGTGGGGGAACTGGTTCTGGGTTCACCTCCCTGCTGATGGAACGTCTCTCTGTCGATTATGGCAAGAAGTCCAAGCTGGAGTTCTCCATTTACCCAGCCCCTCAGGTTTCCACAGCTGTCGTTGAGCCCTACAACTCCATCCTCACCACCCACACCACCCTGGAGCACTCTGATTGTGCCTTCATGGTAGACAATGAGGCCATCTATGACATCTGTCGTAGAAACCTTGATATTGAGCGCCCAACCTACACGAATCTTAACCGCCTCATGAGCCAGATTGTGTCCTCCATCACTGCTTCCCTGAGATTTGATGGAGCCCTGAATGTCGATCTGACAGAATTCCAGACCAACCTGGTGCCCTATCCCCGCATCCACTTCCCTCTGGCCACATATGCCCCAGTCATCTCTGCTGAGAAAGCCTACCATGAACAGCTTACTGTAGCAGAGATCACCAATGCTTGCTTTGAGCCAGCCAACCAGATGGTGAAATGCGACCCTCGCCACGGTAAATACATGGCCTGCTGCCTGTTGTACCGTGGCGACGTGGTTCCCAAAGATGTCAATGCTGCCATTGCCACCATCAAGACCAAGCGCAGCATCCAGTTTGTGGACTGGTGCCCCACTGGCTTCAAAGTTGGCATCAACTACCAGCCTCCCACCGTAGTCCCTGGTGGAGACCTGGCCAAAGTGCAGCGAGCTGTGTGCATGCTGAGCAACACCACAGCCATCGCTGAGGCCTGGGCTCGCCTGGACCACAAGTTTGACCTGATGTACGCCAAGCGTGCCTTTGTTCACTGGTACGTGGGTGAGGGCATGGAGGAAGGAGAGTTTTCTGAAGCCCGTGAGGACATGGCTGCCCTTGAGAAGGATTATGAGGAGGTTGGAGCCGATAGTGCTGAGGGAGAGGATGAGGGTGAAGAGTACTAA